The Leifsonia williamsii genome includes a region encoding these proteins:
- a CDS encoding Rv2175c family DNA-binding protein → MNDRVQATTEWLTIPDLVDRLGLGVSRVRRLIEDRHLAAKRIDGVLKVPAVFLRDDQPLGELHGTLVVLGDAGFSDEEAVDWLLEEEESLGAPPIEALRAGRKAEVRRVAQALA, encoded by the coding sequence GTGAACGACCGCGTCCAGGCCACCACCGAGTGGCTCACCATCCCGGATCTCGTCGACCGGCTGGGCCTCGGCGTCAGCCGCGTCCGCCGCCTCATCGAGGATCGCCACCTGGCGGCCAAGCGCATCGACGGTGTGCTGAAGGTGCCCGCCGTCTTCCTCAGGGACGACCAGCCGCTCGGCGAGCTGCACGGCACGCTCGTGGTGCTCGGCGACGCCGGGTTCAGCGACGAGGAGGCCGTCGACTGGCTGCTCGAGGAGGAGGAGAGCCTCGGCGCGCCTCCCATCGAGGCGCTGCGCGCCGGCCGCAAGGCCGAGGTGCGCCGCGTCGCCCAGGCGCTGGCCTAG
- a CDS encoding DUF3040 domain-containing protein: MPLSEHEQRLLEEMERSLYQNDADFVAKVGGKRARPAYRSIVLGVLIAVVGVAVLVTGVFVQQPIVGILGFVVMFAGVLVAIAPGKRVSLDDATPTSARTAKAARGRQAGFMDRMNDRWDKRQDGEH; the protein is encoded by the coding sequence ATGCCGCTTTCGGAACATGAGCAGCGCCTCCTCGAAGAGATGGAGCGCAGCCTCTATCAGAACGATGCCGACTTCGTCGCGAAGGTCGGGGGCAAGCGAGCACGGCCCGCCTACCGCTCGATCGTGCTCGGCGTGCTGATCGCCGTCGTCGGTGTCGCGGTGCTCGTGACAGGCGTGTTCGTGCAGCAGCCCATCGTCGGCATCCTCGGCTTCGTCGTGATGTTCGCCGGCGTGCTGGTCGCCATCGCCCCGGGCAAGCGGGTCTCGCTCGACGACGCCACGCCGACCTCCGCCCGCACCGCCAAGGCCGCTCGCGGGCGACAGGCCGGGTTCATGGACCGCATGAACGACCGGTGGGACAAGCGTCAGGACGGCGAGCACTGA
- a CDS encoding Mur ligase family protein: MTGPAPSTLRPEHPVARPLAQLVAEFGLDVRGDLDAVEVTGAALATSAVEPGDLYVGVPGRNAHGASYAAAAAEAGAVAVLTDEAGADLAADAGLPIIVTPDPRAALGAVAAWIYRTDENEATLFGVTGTNGKTSVVYLLTAILGQLGVVSGLSSTAERRIGDTAITSKLTTPEASELHALLARMREEGVRAVAIEVSAQALSRHRVDGIVFDVAGFTNLSHDHLDDYAAMDDYFEAKLELFQPDRARRGVVTVDSDWGRALVEQSRIPVTTLSSSPGSDAEWTLTVLEETIDHTAFALEGPEGRRIETRVPLLGAYNAGNAALAIVMLVESGYDLDAIGAALERDGGIDAYIPGRAERLSGDRGPTVFIDYGHSPDAFLSTLSALRKVTDGRIVMMFGADGDRDTTKRTDMGAIAARGSDAVVITDFHPRWEDPAAIRAALLEGARSAVPELELYEVPDPRAAFRTALSLAGEGDVVLYAGPGHEDYQEVAGQRLPYSARDDVRLALREAGWL; this comes from the coding sequence GTGACAGGACCGGCGCCCTCCACTCTGCGCCCCGAGCATCCCGTCGCCCGTCCGCTCGCCCAGCTGGTCGCCGAGTTCGGGCTCGACGTGCGCGGCGACCTCGACGCCGTCGAGGTCACGGGCGCCGCGCTCGCCACCTCGGCGGTCGAGCCGGGCGACCTGTACGTGGGCGTGCCAGGGCGCAACGCGCACGGCGCGAGCTACGCCGCCGCCGCCGCGGAGGCCGGGGCCGTCGCCGTCCTGACCGACGAGGCGGGCGCCGACCTCGCCGCCGACGCCGGCCTCCCGATCATCGTCACGCCCGACCCGCGCGCCGCGCTCGGCGCCGTGGCCGCCTGGATCTACCGCACCGACGAGAACGAGGCGACGCTGTTCGGCGTCACCGGCACCAACGGCAAGACGAGCGTCGTCTACCTGCTGACCGCGATCCTCGGCCAGCTCGGCGTCGTCTCCGGCCTCAGCTCCACCGCAGAGCGCCGCATCGGCGACACGGCGATCACCAGCAAGCTCACGACGCCCGAGGCCAGCGAGCTGCACGCGCTCCTCGCCCGGATGCGCGAGGAGGGCGTCCGCGCCGTGGCGATCGAGGTCTCGGCGCAGGCGCTCAGCCGCCACCGCGTCGACGGGATCGTCTTCGACGTCGCCGGCTTCACCAACCTCAGCCACGACCACCTCGACGACTACGCCGCGATGGACGACTACTTCGAGGCCAAGCTGGAGCTGTTCCAGCCCGACCGCGCGCGCCGCGGCGTCGTGACGGTCGACTCCGACTGGGGCCGCGCCCTGGTCGAGCAGTCGCGCATCCCGGTGACCACGCTCTCCAGCTCGCCCGGCTCGGACGCCGAGTGGACGTTGACCGTTCTCGAGGAGACCATCGACCACACCGCGTTCGCGCTGGAGGGCCCGGAGGGTCGCCGCATCGAGACGCGCGTGCCGCTGCTCGGGGCGTACAACGCGGGCAACGCCGCGCTCGCGATCGTCATGCTGGTCGAGTCTGGGTACGACCTCGACGCCATCGGCGCCGCGCTGGAGCGCGACGGCGGCATCGACGCCTACATCCCCGGCCGCGCCGAGCGGCTCTCGGGCGACCGCGGCCCGACCGTCTTCATCGACTACGGCCACAGCCCCGACGCCTTCCTCTCCACCCTCAGCGCGCTGCGCAAGGTGACGGACGGCAGGATCGTCATGATGTTCGGCGCCGACGGCGACCGCGACACCACCAAGCGCACCGACATGGGCGCGATCGCCGCGCGCGGCTCCGACGCCGTCGTGATCACCGACTTCCACCCGCGCTGGGAGGACCCGGCCGCGATCCGCGCCGCCCTCCTCGAGGGCGCCCGCTCGGCCGTGCCCGAGCTCGAGCTGTACGAGGTACCGGACCCGCGCGCCGCGTTCCGCACCGCCCTGTCGCTGGCGGGGGAGGGCGATGTCGTCCTCTACGCCGGCCCCGGCCACGAGGACTACCAGGAGGTGGCGGGCCAGCGCCTCCCGTACTCCGCCCGAGACGACGTGCGGCTGGCGCTGCGAGAGGCCGGGTGGCTGTAG
- a CDS encoding UDP-N-acetylmuramoyl-tripeptide--D-alanyl-D-alanine ligase: protein MIAMTLAEIAAATRGTLLLDGTGATPETVVDGLSTTDSREVVPGTIFFAKPGEFTDGHLFAPQAAEAGAGLVVVDHELDLPVPQLLVEDTVVALGDLATEVIARVRALGRLKIVGVTGSNGKTTTKNLLREILEQVGPTIAPRASFNNEVGAPVTMLQVTEETQFLVAEMGASGIGEIARLVRMARPDIGIVLKVGLAHAGEFGGIEKTLAAKTEMVTDLLDTDVAVLNLDDPRVATMADKTVARVLWFGTDERAEVRATDIASTARGTSFTLHLPDGSARTVQFRVLGEHHVWNALAAAAAAFTLDVDGDLIVSALQTVQRAERWRMEVMGGNGVTVINDAYNASPDSMAAAIKTLAQIAEPGTRTIAVLGEMSELGEFSGEEHDRIGLLAVRLGIDQLVIVGPAARRMHISAINEGSWNGESLYFDTQDEAYEHLAGALRPGDTVLVKSSNSAGLRFLGDRLGELFS, encoded by the coding sequence ATGATCGCGATGACCCTCGCCGAGATCGCCGCGGCGACCCGGGGCACGCTCCTGCTCGACGGCACGGGCGCGACGCCCGAGACCGTCGTCGACGGGCTCTCGACCACCGACTCGCGGGAGGTCGTGCCCGGCACGATCTTCTTCGCCAAGCCGGGCGAGTTCACCGACGGCCACCTCTTCGCTCCGCAGGCGGCGGAGGCCGGCGCCGGGCTCGTCGTCGTGGACCACGAGCTCGACCTGCCCGTACCGCAGCTGCTCGTGGAGGACACCGTGGTCGCCCTCGGCGACCTCGCCACCGAGGTGATCGCCCGCGTGCGGGCGCTCGGCCGGCTCAAGATCGTCGGCGTCACCGGCTCCAACGGCAAGACGACGACCAAGAACCTGCTGCGCGAGATCCTGGAGCAGGTCGGCCCGACGATCGCGCCGCGCGCCTCCTTCAACAACGAGGTCGGCGCCCCCGTCACGATGCTGCAGGTCACCGAGGAGACGCAGTTCCTCGTCGCCGAGATGGGCGCGAGCGGCATCGGCGAGATCGCCCGCCTGGTGCGGATGGCCCGGCCCGACATCGGCATCGTGCTGAAGGTCGGCCTCGCGCACGCCGGCGAGTTCGGCGGCATCGAGAAGACCCTCGCCGCGAAGACCGAGATGGTCACCGACCTGCTCGACACCGACGTGGCCGTGCTCAACCTCGACGACCCCCGCGTCGCGACGATGGCCGACAAGACCGTCGCACGGGTGCTGTGGTTCGGCACCGACGAGCGCGCCGAGGTGCGCGCCACCGACATCGCGTCGACCGCGCGCGGCACGTCGTTCACCCTCCACCTGCCCGACGGCTCCGCCCGCACGGTGCAGTTCCGCGTGCTCGGCGAGCACCACGTGTGGAACGCACTCGCCGCCGCGGCCGCCGCCTTCACCCTCGACGTCGACGGCGACCTCATCGTCTCCGCCCTGCAGACCGTGCAGCGCGCCGAGCGCTGGCGGATGGAGGTCATGGGCGGCAACGGCGTGACCGTCATCAACGACGCCTACAACGCCAGCCCCGACTCGATGGCCGCGGCGATCAAGACGCTGGCCCAGATCGCGGAGCCCGGAACCCGCACGATCGCCGTCCTCGGCGAGATGAGCGAGCTGGGCGAGTTCTCCGGCGAGGAGCACGACCGCATCGGCCTGCTCGCCGTGCGCCTCGGCATCGATCAGCTCGTGATCGTCGGGCCGGCCGCGCGCCGCATGCACATCTCCGCCATCAACGAGGGCTCGTGGAACGGCGAGTCGCTCTACTTCGACACCCAGGACGAGGCGTACGAGCACCTCGCCGGCGCGCTGCGCCCCGGCGACACCGTGCTGGTCAAGTCGTCCAACTCGGCGGGGCTGCGCTTCCTCGGCGACCGACTGGGAGAATTGTTCTCGTGA
- a CDS encoding polyprenyl synthetase family protein yields MSESIRFVDLIQSRIDGFLDARASILVSIADELSPIAAFSRDFLSGGKRFRALFCFWGWQAVRTAGDDAGDAPVLAGGPLDAVVSVASALELFHAAALVHDDLIDNSDTRRGKPSAHRRFQALHDEEGWQGSGESFGFGAATLLGDLILILSDELFDEGLQQLVSPAARRSARAEFNRMRIDVTAGQYLDIFEEIGWAGRPDADQLARAERVIVYKSAKYSIESPLLIGASLAGATVGQLEALRAFGLPLGIAYQLRDDLLGVFGDAEVTGKPSGDDLREGKRTVLIALTREAVPAGARAALDELLGDPDLTPQQIQTLQMTIRESGAVDTVEGMIARNVERAIAALEEAPIGDAAKAHLRELAVTVTRRTA; encoded by the coding sequence GTGTCAGAAAGCATCCGATTCGTCGACCTCATCCAGTCCAGAATCGATGGGTTCCTCGATGCGCGCGCCTCCATTCTCGTCTCCATCGCCGACGAGCTCTCGCCGATCGCGGCGTTCTCAAGGGATTTTCTCAGCGGCGGCAAGCGGTTCAGGGCCCTGTTCTGCTTCTGGGGCTGGCAGGCCGTGCGCACGGCGGGCGACGATGCCGGCGACGCGCCCGTGCTGGCCGGCGGGCCGCTGGACGCGGTCGTCTCGGTCGCGTCGGCGCTGGAGCTGTTCCACGCCGCCGCGCTGGTCCACGACGACCTGATCGACAACTCCGACACGCGCCGGGGCAAGCCGTCCGCCCACCGGCGCTTCCAGGCCCTCCACGACGAGGAGGGCTGGCAGGGCTCCGGCGAGAGCTTCGGCTTCGGTGCCGCCACGCTGCTGGGCGACCTGATCCTGATCCTCAGCGACGAGCTGTTCGACGAGGGGCTGCAGCAGCTGGTCAGCCCGGCCGCCCGGCGCTCGGCGCGCGCGGAGTTCAACCGGATGCGGATCGACGTCACCGCCGGCCAGTACCTGGACATCTTCGAGGAGATCGGCTGGGCCGGCCGCCCCGACGCCGACCAGCTCGCCCGCGCCGAGCGTGTCATCGTCTACAAGTCGGCGAAGTACAGCATCGAGTCGCCGCTCCTGATCGGCGCGAGCCTGGCCGGGGCGACGGTCGGTCAGCTGGAGGCGCTGCGCGCCTTCGGCCTGCCCCTCGGCATCGCCTACCAGCTGCGCGACGACCTGCTCGGGGTCTTCGGCGACGCAGAGGTCACCGGGAAGCCCAGCGGCGACGACCTCCGCGAGGGCAAGCGCACCGTGCTCATCGCGCTGACCCGCGAGGCGGTTCCCGCCGGTGCGCGGGCCGCGCTCGACGAGCTGCTGGGCGACCCCGACCTCACGCCGCAGCAGATCCAGACCTTACAGATGACCATCCGGGAGTCCGGGGCGGTCGACACGGTCGAGGGGATGATCGCGCGCAACGTCGAGCGGGCGATCGCCGCTTTGGAGGAGGCTCCGATCGGCGATGCGGCGAAGGCGCACCTGCGCGAACTCGCCGTCACGGTGACGCGGCGGACCGCCTAG
- a CDS encoding peptidoglycan D,D-transpeptidase FtsI family protein has product MANRKMLRRRTALTVLAVAATVGILGAKLVDIQVVRADELQKQSVNAKEQSTTLYGDRGDIVDAGGTVLATTVYKYTAQASPSDAIAGGRDKMVEAAAKIGAITGQGGDAVVALFDAALKDDPKSKYVLIKSGMDVGTFDKLNALPYPWLTFTKTQARSYPNGAVGGNLLGYVSEAGNGGLESSENGCLAGDNGVETYQRGADGVAIPGSTVVTKQAKDGGTLKLTIDSDLQWFAEQTLAQQVAGTGSKFGFVTVAEAKTGKIKAIAQWPALDPNDIDATDPSYWRLQSLTDPREPGSTFKALTAAMLIDQGKATPTSPVLAPYEWKSGNGADLHDSAYHEPEQLTLTGVLMRSSNTGMSQLGKALGDQTRYDYLKKFGIGEDTGLPYPGQSSGLLHPVSEWDDQTKYATMFGQGVSTTQVQMVGAYQALANGGVRIPLTMVEGCTHPDGTVTDVPSATATPVVSPQAAATTLGMMESVVTDGELKKQLQIPGYRIAAKTGTAQQPDGKGGYLPSYYVSVMGVAPVDDPQYVVSVNLGYPTTITSSAAAAPLFHTIMSQVLKTYRVKPSTSSPADYPPYY; this is encoded by the coding sequence ATGGCGAACCGGAAGATGCTGCGGCGGCGCACGGCCCTCACCGTGCTCGCGGTCGCGGCGACGGTCGGGATCCTCGGCGCCAAGCTGGTCGACATCCAGGTCGTGCGCGCCGACGAGCTGCAGAAGCAGTCGGTGAACGCCAAGGAGCAGTCGACCACGCTGTACGGCGATCGCGGCGACATCGTCGACGCCGGCGGCACCGTGCTCGCGACGACGGTGTACAAGTACACCGCCCAGGCGTCGCCGTCCGACGCGATCGCGGGCGGCCGCGACAAGATGGTGGAGGCCGCGGCCAAGATCGGCGCGATCACCGGCCAGGGCGGCGACGCGGTCGTCGCGCTGTTCGACGCGGCGCTCAAAGACGATCCGAAGTCGAAGTACGTGCTCATCAAGTCCGGGATGGACGTGGGCACCTTCGACAAGCTGAACGCCCTCCCGTACCCCTGGCTCACCTTCACGAAGACGCAGGCCCGCAGCTATCCGAACGGCGCGGTCGGCGGCAACCTGCTCGGCTACGTGTCCGAAGCGGGGAACGGCGGTCTCGAGTCCAGCGAGAACGGCTGCCTCGCCGGCGACAACGGCGTGGAGACCTACCAGCGCGGCGCCGACGGCGTCGCCATCCCCGGCAGCACGGTCGTCACCAAGCAGGCCAAGGACGGCGGAACGCTCAAGCTCACGATCGACAGCGACCTGCAGTGGTTCGCCGAGCAGACGCTGGCCCAGCAGGTGGCGGGCACCGGCTCCAAGTTCGGGTTCGTCACGGTGGCCGAGGCCAAGACCGGCAAGATCAAGGCGATCGCGCAGTGGCCGGCGCTCGACCCCAACGACATCGACGCGACCGACCCGTCGTACTGGCGGCTGCAGTCGCTCACCGATCCGCGCGAGCCGGGCTCGACTTTCAAGGCCCTCACCGCCGCGATGCTGATCGACCAGGGCAAGGCGACGCCGACCTCCCCGGTCCTCGCTCCGTACGAGTGGAAGTCCGGCAACGGCGCCGACCTGCACGACTCCGCCTACCACGAGCCGGAGCAGCTGACGCTGACCGGCGTGCTCATGCGCTCCTCGAACACGGGCATGTCGCAGCTCGGCAAGGCCCTCGGCGACCAGACCCGGTACGACTACCTCAAGAAGTTCGGGATCGGCGAGGACACCGGGCTGCCGTACCCCGGGCAGTCCTCCGGCCTCCTGCACCCGGTGTCCGAGTGGGACGACCAGACCAAGTACGCGACCATGTTCGGACAGGGCGTCTCGACAACGCAGGTGCAGATGGTCGGCGCGTACCAGGCGCTGGCCAACGGCGGCGTCCGCATCCCGCTCACGATGGTCGAGGGCTGCACGCACCCGGACGGCACCGTCACCGACGTGCCGTCGGCCACGGCGACGCCCGTCGTGAGCCCGCAGGCGGCCGCCACGACGCTCGGGATGATGGAGTCGGTCGTCACCGACGGCGAGCTCAAGAAGCAGCTCCAGATCCCCGGCTACCGCATCGCCGCGAAGACCGGAACGGCCCAGCAGCCGGACGGCAAGGGCGGCTACCTGCCCTCGTACTACGTGTCCGTGATGGGCGTCGCGCCGGTCGACGATCCGCAGTACGTCGTTTCGGTCAACCTCGGATACCCGACTACCATTACTTCGTCGGCAGCCGCCGCTCCGCTGTTCCACACGATCATGAGCCAGGTGCTGAAGACCTACCGGGTGAAGCCGTCGACCTCCAGTCCGGCCGACTACCCGCCCTACTACTGA
- the mraZ gene encoding division/cell wall cluster transcriptional repressor MraZ, which yields MFLGTYAPKLDEKGRVILPAKFRDELASGLVLTRGQEHCVYVFSQREFESLHEKIRQAPVTSKQARDYLRVFLSGASAEVPDKQNRVTVPPALRSYAGLDRDLVVIGAGSRAEIWDSQAWETYLAEQEAAFASTEEEVIPGLF from the coding sequence ATGTTCCTCGGTACCTATGCCCCCAAGCTCGACGAGAAGGGGCGCGTCATCCTGCCGGCCAAATTCCGGGATGAGCTCGCGTCCGGACTCGTCCTCACCCGTGGCCAGGAGCACTGCGTCTACGTCTTCAGTCAGCGCGAGTTCGAATCGCTGCACGAGAAGATCCGCCAGGCGCCGGTGACGAGCAAGCAGGCCCGCGACTACCTGCGCGTGTTCCTCTCGGGGGCGAGCGCAGAGGTCCCGGACAAGCAGAACCGGGTGACCGTCCCCCCGGCGCTGCGCTCGTACGCGGGACTGGATCGCGACCTGGTCGTGATCGGTGCGGGCAGCCGCGCCGAGATCTGGGACTCCCAGGCCTGGGAGACCTACCTGGCGGAGCAGGAGGCGGCGTTCGCGAGCACGGAGGAGGAGGTGATCCCGGGACTGTTCTAG
- the rsmH gene encoding 16S rRNA (cytosine(1402)-N(4))-methyltransferase RsmH, whose protein sequence is MAEHDDIHTPVLLERCIELLGPALQRPGAVFVDATLGMGGHSAGILERFPEVTLVGLDRDPEALAIAGERLARFGDRIHLVHTVYDGIGEALDGLGIDEVDGVLFDLGVSSLQLDRVERGFSYSKDAPLDMRMDGTSELTAEVVLAEYSEADLRRIFRDYGEEKLAARYARRIVEARETAPLTRSGQLVDLITKATPAAQQRQGHPAKRVFQALRIEVNQELAVLERAIPAAVDALRVGGRIVVEAYQSLEDRIVKRELQTRSTSSAPPGLPVELPEHRPELKLLIRGAELADDDEKARNPRATPVRLRAAERVRRAS, encoded by the coding sequence ATGGCAGAACACGACGACATCCACACCCCGGTCCTCCTCGAGCGCTGCATCGAGTTGCTCGGGCCCGCCCTCCAGCGGCCCGGCGCCGTCTTCGTCGACGCCACGCTCGGCATGGGCGGGCACTCGGCCGGCATCCTGGAGCGCTTCCCGGAGGTCACGCTGGTCGGACTCGACCGCGACCCCGAGGCGCTCGCCATCGCGGGGGAGCGGCTCGCGCGGTTCGGCGACCGCATCCACCTCGTGCACACCGTCTACGACGGCATCGGGGAGGCGCTCGACGGCCTCGGCATCGACGAGGTCGACGGCGTGCTGTTCGACCTGGGCGTCTCATCCCTCCAACTCGACCGGGTGGAGCGGGGCTTCTCGTACTCGAAGGACGCGCCGCTCGACATGCGGATGGACGGCACGAGCGAGCTGACCGCCGAGGTGGTGCTCGCCGAGTACAGCGAGGCCGACCTGCGGCGCATCTTCCGCGACTACGGCGAGGAGAAGCTCGCCGCCCGCTACGCCCGCCGGATTGTGGAGGCACGGGAGACCGCACCGCTCACCCGCTCCGGTCAGCTCGTCGACCTGATCACGAAGGCCACGCCGGCCGCCCAGCAGCGCCAGGGCCACCCCGCCAAGCGCGTCTTCCAGGCCCTGCGGATCGAGGTCAACCAGGAGCTGGCCGTGCTGGAGCGCGCCATCCCCGCCGCGGTCGACGCCCTCCGGGTCGGCGGCCGGATCGTGGTGGAGGCGTACCAGTCGCTCGAGGACCGCATCGTCAAGCGCGAGCTGCAGACCCGCTCCACCTCGAGCGCGCCTCCCGGACTGCCGGTGGAGCTGCCGGAGCACCGCCCGGAGCTGAAGCTGCTGATCCGCGGAGCCGAGTTGGCGGACGACGACGAGAAGGCCCGCAACCCGCGGGCGACGCCGGTGCGCCTGCGCGCGGCGGAACGAGTGAGGAGGGCCTCGTGA
- a CDS encoding LysM peptidoglycan-binding domain-containing protein has protein sequence MSLADAAASAGDERGRRRTRGRLGTVPIALVSSIAMTVGVLAPAANVQQPETDRAKEKAPETGSRDTIRGALPASAPSASPAATSTAAAPATYRVQTGDTVSGIAARFGMSTASVLALNGLSWKSLIFPGQVLALSGGRAPTAPAPAPAAPAPPAATKYTVAKGDTISGIAARFGVPTKAVLSANGLGASSLIFPGQQVTIPGMTQAAVNTPTPVAPAPAAPAPVVSAPAPAPRPSIAPGQVIALTDEMRANAALIVRIGRESGVPDQGIVIALAAAAQESGLRNVRYGDRDSLGLFQQRPSTGWGTPEQVLDPVRATRAFYGGHGNPNAGRTRGLLDIPGWTSMSVTQAAQAVQISAFPDAYAKWEPSARAWLAQLG, from the coding sequence ATGTCACTGGCCGACGCCGCCGCATCGGCGGGCGACGAGCGAGGCAGACGGCGTACGCGCGGCCGCCTCGGAACCGTGCCGATCGCGCTCGTGAGCTCGATCGCCATGACGGTCGGCGTGCTCGCGCCGGCGGCGAACGTGCAGCAGCCCGAGACGGACCGCGCGAAGGAGAAGGCGCCGGAGACGGGGTCGCGCGACACCATCCGCGGTGCGCTTCCCGCCTCGGCTCCCAGCGCCTCCCCCGCCGCCACGTCCACCGCCGCCGCACCGGCGACCTACCGCGTGCAGACCGGAGACACCGTGTCAGGCATCGCGGCCCGCTTCGGGATGTCGACGGCGAGTGTGCTCGCGCTCAACGGCCTCAGCTGGAAGAGTCTGATCTTCCCCGGCCAGGTGCTCGCGCTCTCCGGCGGCCGCGCGCCGACCGCTCCCGCTCCCGCGCCGGCAGCTCCCGCTCCCCCTGCCGCGACCAAGTACACCGTCGCCAAGGGCGACACCATCAGCGGCATCGCCGCGCGCTTCGGCGTGCCGACGAAGGCGGTGCTGAGCGCCAACGGGCTCGGCGCCTCCAGCCTCATCTTCCCCGGACAGCAGGTGACCATCCCCGGGATGACGCAGGCGGCGGTCAACACCCCGACGCCCGTCGCCCCGGCGCCGGCCGCTCCCGCACCCGTCGTGTCGGCTCCCGCTCCGGCGCCCCGGCCCAGCATCGCGCCCGGCCAGGTGATCGCCCTCACCGACGAGATGCGCGCGAACGCGGCACTGATCGTGCGCATCGGCCGCGAATCCGGCGTGCCGGACCAGGGCATCGTGATCGCCCTCGCCGCCGCTGCGCAGGAGTCGGGTCTCCGCAACGTCCGGTACGGCGACCGGGACTCCCTCGGGCTGTTCCAGCAGCGGCCCAGCACCGGCTGGGGAACGCCGGAGCAGGTGCTCGACCCCGTGCGGGCCACCCGCGCCTTCTACGGCGGGCACGGCAACCCGAACGCCGGGCGTACCCGCGGCCTCCTCGACATCCCGGGCTGGACCTCGATGTCGGTCACGCAGGCCGCTCAGGCCGTGCAGATCTCGGCCTTCCCCGACGCGTACGCGAAGTGGGAGCCCTCGGCGCGCGCCTGGCTCGCGCAGCTGGGCTGA